The Paraburkholderia hospita DNA segment CGCACGCTCTATTACGTGCCGCCGCAACCGCCTGCCGTGGTGCCCATCGTGCCGGCGGCGCCAGTCGTGCCCTACGTTGCCGTCGTGCCGCCACCCGCGCCCGCGATACGGCTGCCCTATGCGACGATTCCCGTGCCGGTCGTCATCATCCGCTGACCGCATTCACGCCGCGATTCACTTGATCTTTGCAGAGGCGAGGCCAACAATGAAAGCCTCTTTCGTCGTCGACGAGTATCGCGGAGCGCCACATGCCAGATATCGAAAAGGACAAGGTCATCGCCGTGCTGAACCAGATTCTCGAATCCGAGCTGGCAGGCGTGGTCCGTTATACGCACTACTCCTTCCTCGTGTTCGGCTTTGGCCGCATTCCGATCGTGTCGTGGCTGCGCCAGCAGGCTGACGAATCATTGCTGCACGCGCATCAGGCGGGCGAATGGATCACGACGCTCGGCGAGTATCCGTCGCTAGGCATCGGTGCGCTGCTCGATTCGCATACGACGGACATCACGACCATCCTGCGCGAATCGCTCACAGCGGAAGACGTCGCGCTCGGCCTGTATCGCGATCTGCTGGCGCTGGTCAAGGACCGCTCAGTCGCGCTCGAAGAATATGCGCGGCAGATGATTACCGTCGAAGAGATGCACGCGGGCGAAGTGGACAAGATGCTGCGCAAACCCGGCACGGTGGGCACATCGGGCGAGCGCGGCGCGGCGCATTGAGTTTCTTTGCCGTGTTGTAAGGGCGCAATCGCAAGCGCCCCGCTCAATTGTCAAATCACGCGGCGCGCTTAGGCCGCGCGTTCAACCGTCCATCTATCCGCCTTTCGACAAGCGCCGCATCTATCACTATGTGATGGATGCGGCGCTTCCGTCCTTTGTATTTCGCGCGCTGCATTTAACGTTTGTCCGCCACAAAGCGCGTCTATTCCCCTAAAGCTTCTGCAAGCATGATCTCGTTTGCAACGACCCATGCTAGGCTATGCGCGGCATCAGGCTGTTGAATTCTGCACTCGCAATTTCGTTCGTAGTCCGCGCAGGTAATACAGGGTGGATAGATGATCGATGACGTCAAAGGCAGTGTCAGTCGCAGTCGTTTGCATAGACCTTCACGTTTCGCGTTCGACGCTTCGATCAGCGTAGCCGTCGCCATTCTGAGCGCGGCATTGCTTCCCCTGTCCGGCTGCACGGTCGGCCCCGATTACCGTACGCCCGCACCGCCCGCCACTGAAACCTATACGCCCACGCCGCTGCCCGATCAGACGGCGTCGTCGCCAGGCGCGTCGGGTGCGCCTCAGCAATTCATCGCCGGACAGGACATTCCCGCCCAATGGTGGACGCTCTTTCATTGCGAGCCGCTCGACGCGCTGATACGCGAAGCGCTCACCAATAGCCCGAACGTCGCCGCTGCGCAGGCAGCGCTCAGGCAGGCGGCCGAGAACTATCGCGCGGAAGTGGGCAGCGCGTTGTATCCGTCTGTCGATGCGAAACTCAATGCGACGCGCGAGAAGTTCAACGGCGTTACATTCGGTCAGCCGGGACTCACGGAAGTGCTGAACCTGTATAACGCGTCGGTGAATGTGTCGTACAACCTCGACGTGTTCGGCGGCTCGCGGCGCGAGCTCGAATCGCTGCGCTCGCAAATCGATTACCAGGGCTATCAGTTGCAGGCCGCGTATCTTGCACTGTCGGCGAACATCGTCACGGCGGCTGTCAAGGAAGCGTCGTTGCGCGAGCAGATCGACTCGACCGAGCACATCGCCGCCGACGAAGAAACGCAACTCGGCGTATTGCGCAAGCAGTTCGAGCTGGGCGGCGTGGGCCGCACTGCCGTGCTCTCGCAGGAAACGTTGCTCGCGCAAACACGCGCGACGCTGCCGCCGCTGCGTCAATCGCTCGATCAGACGCGCCATCAGCTTGCCGTGCTCGCGGGCAAGCTGCCGAGCGATGCGGCCGTGCCCGAGTTCAGGCTGTCGATGTTCACGCTGCCGCAGAGCTTGCCCGTGAGTCTGCCTTCGTCGCTCGTGAGGCAGCGGCCCGACATCCTCGCGGCCGACGCTACGCTGCATCAGGCGAGCGCGCAGGTCGGCGTGGCGACGGCGAACATGTATCCGCAGATCACATTGTCCGCGAGCTATGGCCCGCAGGCGCTAACGCCCGCCGGACTGCTCAAATACGCGGACATGATCTGGACCATCGGCGCGGGCATCACGCAGCCAATTTTTCATGGCGGGCAGTTGAGCGCCCAAAAGCGCGCAGCCGAGGCCGCTTTCGATCAGGCCAACGCGCAGTACCGGCAAACCGTGTTGCTCGCGTTCCAGAACGTCGCCGACACCTTGCGTGCACTCGAACACGATGCGACGGGTCTCGCCGCGCAAACGGACGCATGGCGCGCGGCGAGTGCTTCGCTCGATCTGACGCGCGGCCAGTTTCGCGTTGGCGGCGTCGGCTACCTGGCGCTGCTCGATGCGCAGCGTCAATACCAGAAGACCGTCGTGAATCTCGCGCAGGCTCAGGCCGCGCGCTATGCGGATACGGCAGCGCTGTTCCAGTCACTCGGCGGAGGCTGGTGGAACGACACGGCCACGAGCCAGGCGAATCAGCTAAACCCGGCCCCCACGCCACACTGATTTCTCTTGCAGTCGCCGCGCGTCGCATGCGATGAGCCCGCAGCGCCGCCGGACGCGTTTCGTGCCTCACCCGTTTGCCGTGCAAGGACCTGACGATGACGACGAAAAGACCGATGACAAAGCGGATGATCATCATGCTGATCTGCGTGGGCGTGCTGCTCGGCGCACTGGTCGGCTTCAACCTGTTCAAGGCGCACATGATCCGGAAGTTCATGGCGAGCAATGCGGCGCCCGCCGCGACCGTGACGTCCGCTGTCGCGCGCTATCAGAGCTGGCAGCCGCAGCTGTCCGCCGTCGGCAGCTTGCGCGCGGTGCGCGGCGTCGACGTGACGACGGAAGTGCCCGGCCTCGTGCGCGAGATCCCGTTCAGCTCGGGGCAGGAAGTGAAAGCGGGCCAGGTGCTGCTGCGCCTGAACGACGATTCGGACCGCGCTCTGCTCGCATCGCTGCAAGCCGCGGCGGAACTCGCGCAAACCGTCTACAAGCGCGACAAGGCGCAGTACGACATCCAGGCGATCGCCAAGGCGCAACTCGACGCCGATGCCGCCGACCTCAAAAGCAAGCGCGCGCAGGTCGATCAGCAGGCCGCACTCGTCGAAAAGAAAACCATCCGCGCGCCGTTCGCGGGACGCGTCGGCATCACGACCGTCAATCCCGGCCAGTACATCAATCCTGGCGACGCGATCGTCACGTTGCAGGCCATCGATCCCATCTACGCCGACTTCTATCTGCCGCAGCAACAACTCGGGCAATTGCAGGTTGGACAAACCGTTGTCGTCGATACGAATGCGTACAGCAGCCGCACGTTCGACGGCAAGATCCGCTCGATCAATCCGCGCGTGGACAACGCAACGCGCAACGTGCAGATCGAAGCGACCGTCGACAATCGCGAGCGCAAGCTGCTGCCCGGCATGTACGCGAATGTGAAGATCGACGCGGGTAATGAAGAACGCTATCTGACGCTGCCGCAAACGGCGATCACCTATAACCCGTACGGCGCGACCGTGTTCGTCGTCAAGCCTGGCGAGCACAAGGACGCGCACGGCAAGGTCATGCCCATCGCGCAACAGGTGTTCATCACACCAGGGCCGACGCGCGGCGATCAGGTGGCGATACTCAAGGGCATCGGCGAAGGCACGCAGGTCGTGACGAGTGGCCAGTTGAAGTTGAAGAACGGCACGCCGCTCGTGATCGATAACCGCGTGTTGCCTGCGGACAGCCCGAACCCGACGCCTCAGGAACAATAAGAGGCCGCCCGATGAAATTCACCGATATCTTTATCGAACGGCCGGTGCTTGCCTCCGTCGTGAGCCTGCTGATTCTCGTGCTCGGCTTGCGCGCGTTGTCGACGCTCAAGGTCAGCGAATATCCGCAGACGGAAAACGGCGTCGTCACGATCACGACCGCGTACTACGGCGCGAGCGCCGACACGATGGCCGGCTTCATCACGCAGCCGCTCGAGTCGGCGATTGCGCAGGCGCAGGGCATCGACTACATGTCGTCGTCCAGCACGACGGGCCTCTCGAAGATCACCGCGACGCTGCGCCTGAACTACGACTCCAACCGCGCGCTGACGGAGATCAACACGCAGATCGCGTCGGTCCGCAACCAGTTGCCGCCGCAAGCGCAGCAACCCGTGCTAACCGTGCAGGTCGGCCAGACCACTGACGCGATGTACATGGGCTTTTACAGCGACGTCCTGCCGAGCAACAACGTGACCGACTATCTGCTGCGCGTCGTGAAGCCGAAGCTCGATTCGGTCCAGGGCGTGCAGACGGCGGAAACTCTCGGCGGCCGGCAGTTTGCGTTGCGCGCGTGGCTCGATTCGACGAAGCTCGCCGCGCACAACGTGACGGCTTCCGACGTGTTCGCGGCGCTCGGCAACAACAACTATCTGGCGACGCTCGGCACGACCAAAGGGCAGATGATCAGCGTCGATCTGAACGCAGGCACTGATCTGCATTCCGTCGAAGACTTCAGAAGGCTGGTGGTCAAGCAGAAGAACGGCGCGATCGTGCGCCTCGAAGATGTCGGCAATGTCGTGCTCGGCGCGGACAGCTACGACTTCAACGTCGCGTTCAGCGGCAAGCGTTCGGTGTTCATCGGCATCAAGGTCGCGCCGGACGCGAACGTGCTCGATGTGGCGAAGCGTGTGAAGGCGATCTTTCCCGATCTGCAAAAGCAGTTCCCGACGGGCATGACGGGCGACATCGTCTACGACGCGACGGACTTCATCAACACCGCGATCGAGGAAGTCGTGAAGACGCTCGTCGAAGCGCTGGTGATCGTGACGGTCGTGATCTTCCTGTTCCTCGGCAGCTTCCGAGCGGTGATCGTGCCGGTGATCGCGATGCCGCTGTCGCTGATCGGCACGTTCTTCGTGATGCAACTGCTCGGCTATTCGATCAATCTGCTGACGCTGCTCGCGCTCGTGCTCGCGATCGGACTCGTGGTCGACGACGCGATCATCGTGGTCGAGAACGTCGACCGGCATATGAAGGAGGAAGGCAAGCAGCCATTCGAAGCCGCGATGATCGCCGCGCGCGAACTGGGCGGGCCGATTCTCGCGATGACGGTCGTGCTGATCGCGGTGTATCTGCCCATCGGTTTTCAGGGCGGGCTGACGGGCGCGCTCTTCACCGAGTTTGCGTTCACCCTGGCGGGCGCCGTGGCTGTATCGGGTGTGATCGCGCTGAGTCTGTCGCCGATGATGTGCTCGCGTTTTTTCCGCATGGATCAGGAGTCGGGGCGCTTCGCGCGTTTCGTCGACAGACAGTTCGAGCGTGTGCATCACGGCTATGGGCGGCTCCTGCATTCGATGCTCGACACGTGGCCCGTTTTCATCGTGATGGGGGCGCTGCTGTTGTGCGGCACGGTGTATCTGTTCATGACATCGCAATCGGAGCTTGCACCGCAGGAGGACCAGGGCATCGTGCTGTCGCAGATCCAGGGGCCGCCGAATGCGACGATCCAGCAGATGCAGACCTACGCGGACCAGGTATTCGACATCTCGAAGAACATGCCCGAGTATTCGCAGATGTTCCAGCTGACGGGCGCGCCGACGCTGAATCAGGGCATCGGCGGCGTGCTGTTCAAGACGTGGGACAAGCGCAAGAAGAACGCCACGCAGTTGCAGCAGGAGTTGCAGGCGAAGTGGAACGGCATCGCGGGCGCACGCGTGGCGGCGTTCCAGTTTCCGCCGTTGCCGGGCGCGCAGGGCTTGCCTGTGCAGTTCGTGATCAGCACGACGGAGCCGTTCGAGAATCTGAACGAAGTCTCGCAGACCGTGCTGCAGAAAGCGCGTGAAAGCGGCATGTTCTTTTTTATCGATAGCGATCTAAAGATCGACAAGCCGGAGAGCGTGCTGGTCGTGGATCGAGACAAGGTTGCGTCGCTTGGGCTCACGCAGAGCGATGTCGGCCAGACGCTGGGGGCGGCGCTGGGTGGCAACTACGTGAATTACTTTTCGATTGCGGGGCGCTCGTACAAGGTGATTCCGCAGGTGCTGCAAACGGATCGTTTGAATCCGTCGCAGGTGCTTGATTATTATTTGCGCACTCCGGATGGCAGTGTGATACCTGCTTCGACTGTGACGCATCTGAAGCAGAACGTCGTGCCGGAGTCGATCAATCACTTTCAGCAGTTGAACTCGGCGACGATTTCCGGTGTGATAGCGCCGGGGATTTCGCAGGGCGAAGTGCTCGACTTTTTGCGCAAGGCCACCACCGATGCCGCGCCGACCGGCTATAGCGCGGATTACTCCGGGTTGTCGCGACAGTTCGTGCAGGAGTCAGGTGGATTTGTCATTACGCTGATGTTTGCGACGATCATTGTGTTTCTGGCGCTTGCCGCGCAGTTCGAAAGTTTTCGCGATCCTGTGGTGATTCTTGTGTCGGTGCCGATGGCGCTGTTTGGGGCGCTGATCTTTATTAATCTCGGTGTGTCGACGCTTAACATTTATACGCAGGTTGGGCTTGTTACGTTGATGGGGCTGGTTAGCAAGCACGGTATTTTGATCGTGCAGTTTGCTAATGAGCTTCAGCGCGCTGGGCGCTCGAAACGCGAGGCGCTTGAGGAGGCTGCTGCTGTGCGGTTGCGGCCTATTCTGATGACTACCGCGGCTATGGTGCTTGGGGTTTTGCCTTTGGTGATTGCCTCGGGGGCTGGCGCCGCTGGGCGGAATGCCATGGGGCTTGTGATCTTCTCCGGGCTTTCTATTGGGACGCTTTTTACGTTGTTTGTTGTGCCTGCGATGTATATGCTTTTGGCCGCGGATCATCAGAAGGATCGGGGTCATTCCGCTCTGGCTTGAGTCATGTGTTGTCACTGTTCGTTTGCCTTTTCGCTGGCATCCGCGTTACGGTGTTCGCCGTTCAAGCGCCGCCCCTGTGCGGGGCGACGCGTGAAGCACGAAGGCAAATCGCGGATGCCAGCGCAAACACAGAGCAAACCACGCAGCGTCGCAGACAAAAAACCATAGGAGCAAAAATGTTCAGCGCATCACTCTTCCTGACGGCCGCGGGCGTAGGCCTCGCAGTAGCCGCACCAGTCGGCCCCATGGGCATGCTCTGCATCCGCCGGACGCTCACGGACGGCCCCCGCGCGGGCCTCGCAATCGGCCTGGGCATAGCCGGCGGCGACGCCATCTACGGCCTGATCGCCGCGCTGGGCCTGGTGAGCGTATCGCATTTCATGCTGGCCTACGACAAGCCGCTCCACATCATCGCGGGGCTATTCCTGCTGTATCTCGGCATCCGCACGATGCTGCAAAAAGTCCCCGCCGACAACGGCAACAACGGCAACAACAGCGAAGACAAGCTCGCCAACATCGGCCATTCAGGCGCAGTGAAGGCGTTTGCAAGCGCCCTGCTGCTCACCCTGACCAATCCGCAAACGGTCATCATGTTCGCCGCTCTCTTCACGACGCTCGCGCCGCGCGGACCGTTTTCATCGAGTGGCGCGTTCACGACCGTGCTCGGCGTATTCTGCGGATCGATCGCGTGGTGGTGCTTCCTAGTGACGGCCGTGTCGCTCGCGCGACATGCGATCGGCCACAAGCTGCGCGTGATCATCGACCGCATCGCGGGGCTGGCACTGGCCGTGTTCGGCATCGTCGAGGTCAAGCGCGCGATCTGACGGCCATAAACCGCACTTTATGCGCGGGCGAGCAGCGCCTAAACCCGCGCAAACCGCGCCCGCCACAACCCATCAAGCGAATACAGCGCAAGCGCAATCCAGATCGCGCCATAGCCGATCAGCTGCGCCTGCCCGAATGGCTCGCGATAGATCAGCACGCCAATGATCAGCTGCAGCGACGGCGTCACATACTGAATCAGCCCGAGCATCGACAGCGGAATCCGCCGCGCGCCGGCCGCGAACAGCAACAGCGGCACGGCCGTGATCGGCCCGGCCAGCGCGAGCAGCACCTTCACGCCGAATGACGCCGCGCCGAACCCGCTCTCGCCATGCGACGACGCGAAAAACAGATACAGCACAGCAATGGGAAAGAGCAGCACCGTTTCGAGCGTCAGCCCTTCGAGCGCGCCCAACTGCGCCGTCTTGCGCAGCAGGCCATAGCCTGCAAAGCTGAACGCGAGCGCAAGGCTGATCCACGGCGGATGGCCGTTTTCCCACGTGAGGTACAGCACGCCGCACGCCGCGACCGCGACGGAAAGCCACTGCACGCGCCGCAGCCGCTCGCCGAGAAACGCAAGGCCAAACAGCACATTGATCAGCGGATTGATGAAATAGCCGAGACTCGCCTCGACGATATGCCCCGCGTTGACGGCCCAGATATAGATGCCCCAGTTCGTCGACAGCAACAGCGCGCTCGCGGCGAAGCGAACCAGCAGCCTGCGGTCGCGCAGCACGGGCGCAAGCCAGCGCCACTGCTGCCGCACGGTGAGCACGATGAAGAGAAACAGCATCGACCACACCATCCGGTGCGCCAGCATCTCGACAGGCGAAATCTGATGCAGCGACTTGAAGTAGACGGGGAAGAGTCCCCACAAGGTGAACGCGAGCAATGCGTAGGCGACGCCGTAATTCATCCGAATGCGCGGGAAACCTCGGGATTCAGCCGGGGAGGGATAGTGCCGCGTGTGCAGCACCACATATACCCGCATCTCCTTGATAGCTATCAGTGGATTGAAGGGAATAGGCGTAGCCATCGCCACGCTGGACAAGCCTGCAGTGGCGGTGGTTGATGCCTTGCACGACAGTCGAGGCCGTCTGGATGTTGAATGAGCCGGTGGCACGAACGGCGACACGTCCGACGTGAATGCCGGCCCTCTTGCCGGTGGGCACATCCGCACGCACGTGGTCGCCCGTCCGGAACCCCTGAACCTGCTTCTGGCGCATGAGGTAACCACGCGGGAAACCATGACGGGTCAGGCGCGTGCGCTGGTAGCTGCCGCGCCCGGTAGCCTTGATCGACAGAGATGGGCGTTTCCAGTCGTTGATCGCGTCGACCCGTCCCACGCACACCGCGTCCAGGGCATGTGTCTTCGGCAGGTCGTGCGTGACGCGGTTGAACTTTGTGCGCCCTCCCGATGCAAGTTCGAGCGGCAGCCCTGTTGCCCGAAGCGTGTCGGTGAGCGCCCAGCGGGTGGTATTGACAGCTGCCGCGTCGCGCAGCGGACGCGATGCGGTCGCGAGGATGCGCGCAAGACGCTTCGAGTCCTTGACATACGCGCGCACATCGAGCGCACCCTTGTCCTGGTTGCAGTCGCCGCAGGCCAGTCCCAGATTGCCGACACGGTTACTGCCCTGACGTGCCCGGGCCGTCAGATGTTCGATCTGCAGCGGGCGGTCCTTCGCATCGCAGTAGATGCAGGTGCGCTTCCACTTCTCCAGCAGATACTCGCGTACCTCATAGCCTGCGAGTGTGCCCTGCTGATACTCAAGTCCCGAAATTTCCGGGTTCTCGAGCTGCTGCAGGTCGAAGCGAACGAGCTCGCTTGAGAGTGCTGTGACCGGAGCCCAGCGGCGGATACGCTGCACCCACGCCATCGTGGTGTCCACCCGGTGCTGAAGGGACGGCGGCAGCCATCCCTCCGGTTTTTCGCGGTTCAGGAAACGCGGCGCGCGATAACGCAGGTTGGCGCCGCGACGACGTCTGCGGAAACCTCTGCGTGCGGTCAGCGCCTCGCTGATCTGCCTGCCCCGGTGAATCAGCTCGAAGAGGTTGATAACGGCAATACCACTGTCAGCCTCGCGTACGAGTGCGACGCCCGTGACCTTGCTG contains these protein-coding regions:
- a CDS encoding ferritin-like domain-containing protein: MPDIEKDKVIAVLNQILESELAGVVRYTHYSFLVFGFGRIPIVSWLRQQADESLLHAHQAGEWITTLGEYPSLGIGALLDSHTTDITTILRESLTAEDVALGLYRDLLALVKDRSVALEEYARQMITVEEMHAGEVDKMLRKPGTVGTSGERGAAH
- a CDS encoding efflux transporter outer membrane subunit — encoded protein: MIDDVKGSVSRSRLHRPSRFAFDASISVAVAILSAALLPLSGCTVGPDYRTPAPPATETYTPTPLPDQTASSPGASGAPQQFIAGQDIPAQWWTLFHCEPLDALIREALTNSPNVAAAQAALRQAAENYRAEVGSALYPSVDAKLNATREKFNGVTFGQPGLTEVLNLYNASVNVSYNLDVFGGSRRELESLRSQIDYQGYQLQAAYLALSANIVTAAVKEASLREQIDSTEHIAADEETQLGVLRKQFELGGVGRTAVLSQETLLAQTRATLPPLRQSLDQTRHQLAVLAGKLPSDAAVPEFRLSMFTLPQSLPVSLPSSLVRQRPDILAADATLHQASAQVGVATANMYPQITLSASYGPQALTPAGLLKYADMIWTIGAGITQPIFHGGQLSAQKRAAEAAFDQANAQYRQTVLLAFQNVADTLRALEHDATGLAAQTDAWRAASASLDLTRGQFRVGGVGYLALLDAQRQYQKTVVNLAQAQAARYADTAALFQSLGGGWWNDTATSQANQLNPAPTPH
- a CDS encoding efflux RND transporter periplasmic adaptor subunit is translated as MTTKRPMTKRMIIMLICVGVLLGALVGFNLFKAHMIRKFMASNAAPAATVTSAVARYQSWQPQLSAVGSLRAVRGVDVTTEVPGLVREIPFSSGQEVKAGQVLLRLNDDSDRALLASLQAAAELAQTVYKRDKAQYDIQAIAKAQLDADAADLKSKRAQVDQQAALVEKKTIRAPFAGRVGITTVNPGQYINPGDAIVTLQAIDPIYADFYLPQQQLGQLQVGQTVVVDTNAYSSRTFDGKIRSINPRVDNATRNVQIEATVDNRERKLLPGMYANVKIDAGNEERYLTLPQTAITYNPYGATVFVVKPGEHKDAHGKVMPIAQQVFITPGPTRGDQVAILKGIGEGTQVVTSGQLKLKNGTPLVIDNRVLPADSPNPTPQEQ
- a CDS encoding efflux RND transporter permease subunit, with the protein product MKFTDIFIERPVLASVVSLLILVLGLRALSTLKVSEYPQTENGVVTITTAYYGASADTMAGFITQPLESAIAQAQGIDYMSSSSTTGLSKITATLRLNYDSNRALTEINTQIASVRNQLPPQAQQPVLTVQVGQTTDAMYMGFYSDVLPSNNVTDYLLRVVKPKLDSVQGVQTAETLGGRQFALRAWLDSTKLAAHNVTASDVFAALGNNNYLATLGTTKGQMISVDLNAGTDLHSVEDFRRLVVKQKNGAIVRLEDVGNVVLGADSYDFNVAFSGKRSVFIGIKVAPDANVLDVAKRVKAIFPDLQKQFPTGMTGDIVYDATDFINTAIEEVVKTLVEALVIVTVVIFLFLGSFRAVIVPVIAMPLSLIGTFFVMQLLGYSINLLTLLALVLAIGLVVDDAIIVVENVDRHMKEEGKQPFEAAMIAARELGGPILAMTVVLIAVYLPIGFQGGLTGALFTEFAFTLAGAVAVSGVIALSLSPMMCSRFFRMDQESGRFARFVDRQFERVHHGYGRLLHSMLDTWPVFIVMGALLLCGTVYLFMTSQSELAPQEDQGIVLSQIQGPPNATIQQMQTYADQVFDISKNMPEYSQMFQLTGAPTLNQGIGGVLFKTWDKRKKNATQLQQELQAKWNGIAGARVAAFQFPPLPGAQGLPVQFVISTTEPFENLNEVSQTVLQKARESGMFFFIDSDLKIDKPESVLVVDRDKVASLGLTQSDVGQTLGAALGGNYVNYFSIAGRSYKVIPQVLQTDRLNPSQVLDYYLRTPDGSVIPASTVTHLKQNVVPESINHFQQLNSATISGVIAPGISQGEVLDFLRKATTDAAPTGYSADYSGLSRQFVQESGGFVITLMFATIIVFLALAAQFESFRDPVVILVSVPMALFGALIFINLGVSTLNIYTQVGLVTLMGLVSKHGILIVQFANELQRAGRSKREALEEAAAVRLRPILMTTAAMVLGVLPLVIASGAGAAGRNAMGLVIFSGLSIGTLFTLFVVPAMYMLLAADHQKDRGHSALA
- a CDS encoding LysE family translocator, giving the protein MFSASLFLTAAGVGLAVAAPVGPMGMLCIRRTLTDGPRAGLAIGLGIAGGDAIYGLIAALGLVSVSHFMLAYDKPLHIIAGLFLLYLGIRTMLQKVPADNGNNGNNSEDKLANIGHSGAVKAFASALLLTLTNPQTVIMFAALFTTLAPRGPFSSSGAFTTVLGVFCGSIAWWCFLVTAVSLARHAIGHKLRVIIDRIAGLALAVFGIVEVKRAI
- the rarD gene encoding EamA family transporter RarD, coding for MNYGVAYALLAFTLWGLFPVYFKSLHQISPVEMLAHRMVWSMLFLFIVLTVRQQWRWLAPVLRDRRLLVRFAASALLLSTNWGIYIWAVNAGHIVEASLGYFINPLINVLFGLAFLGERLRRVQWLSVAVAACGVLYLTWENGHPPWISLALAFSFAGYGLLRKTAQLGALEGLTLETVLLFPIAVLYLFFASSHGESGFGAASFGVKVLLALAGPITAVPLLLFAAGARRIPLSMLGLIQYVTPSLQLIIGVLIYREPFGQAQLIGYGAIWIALALYSLDGLWRARFARV